A DNA window from Chelativorans sp. AA-79 contains the following coding sequences:
- a CDS encoding DUF2267 domain-containing protein, whose protein sequence is MSSTGLDVLDKSVQTTNIWLNEIMENHGHDRQVAWHILGAVLHALRDRLPADLAAHLAAELPLVIRGLYYDQYKPSEQPDVTRSLDEFLERVQQGLRMIRPVDSNEATRSVFRVIAHHVDLGQSAKVRDALPKEIQALWPESVGV, encoded by the coding sequence ATGAGCTCCACCGGCCTCGACGTTTTGGACAAGAGCGTTCAGACTACGAATATCTGGCTCAACGAGATCATGGAGAACCATGGCCATGATCGGCAGGTTGCCTGGCACATTCTTGGTGCCGTGCTGCACGCGCTGCGTGACCGCCTGCCGGCCGATCTGGCCGCGCATCTGGCGGCCGAGCTGCCGCTCGTCATCCGCGGTCTCTACTACGACCAGTACAAGCCCTCCGAGCAGCCTGACGTCACGCGCTCTCTCGATGAATTTCTGGAGCGGGTGCAGCAAGGGCTGAGGATGATCAGGCCAGTCGATTCCAATGAGGCGACACGCTCGGTCTTCCGTGTGATCGCTCATCATGTGGATCTCGGCCAGTCAGCCAAGGTGCGCGACGCGCTGCCGAAGGAGATCCAGGCGCTTTGGCCGGAGAGCGTCGGCGTGTGA
- a CDS encoding AraC family transcriptional regulator translates to MNLRLSFAEKLLVETEMTIAEVAYLSGFSSQSHLTSAMRRYKKVTPALIRSQA, encoded by the coding sequence GTGAACCTGCGCCTGAGCTTCGCGGAGAAGCTGCTCGTCGAAACGGAGATGACAATCGCGGAAGTGGCCTATCTCAGTGGCTTCTCGAGCCAGAGCCATCTCACGTCGGCCATGCGGAGATACAAGAAGGTCACACCGGCGCTGATACGCTCGCAGGCTTGA
- a CDS encoding phosphoribosyltransferase: MLGRKAEFKDRREAGRRLAAELGHLKEERPVVLALPRGGVPVALEVARALSAPLDLLMVRKLGAPGHSELGIGAVVDGKDPQLVLNDEAMEIIRPSSDYVGAEMERQLTEIERRRAAYFAKHSPTPVAGRVVVLVDDGIATGGTVRVALKALRRSSATRVVLAIPVAPRDALDSLHDDADEVICLAAPAEFHAVGLHYENFDQTSDEEVIRCLQEAREWQPEVE; encoded by the coding sequence ATGTTGGGCAGGAAAGCCGAGTTCAAGGATCGCCGCGAGGCAGGACGGCGCCTGGCTGCGGAGCTCGGCCATCTGAAGGAGGAGCGTCCGGTGGTGCTGGCTCTGCCGCGCGGCGGCGTGCCCGTCGCTCTCGAGGTCGCCAGGGCTTTGTCCGCCCCCCTCGATCTCCTGATGGTCCGCAAACTCGGGGCTCCCGGTCATTCGGAGCTGGGCATCGGCGCCGTGGTGGACGGCAAGGACCCCCAGCTTGTTCTCAATGACGAGGCGATGGAGATCATCAGGCCCTCCTCCGATTACGTAGGTGCCGAGATGGAGCGCCAGTTGACCGAGATCGAGCGGCGGCGGGCGGCCTATTTCGCAAAGCATAGCCCCACGCCGGTTGCTGGCCGCGTGGTCGTCCTCGTGGATGACGGCATTGCAACCGGAGGAACGGTACGCGTCGCCCTCAAGGCGCTGCGAAGATCGAGCGCTACCCGCGTGGTGCTCGCTATACCCGTTGCACCGCGCGACGCGCTCGATTCGCTGCACGATGATGCCGACGAGGTGATCTGTCTCGCCGCGCCCGCCGAATTCCACGCCGTTGGCCTCCACTACGAAAATTTCGACCAGACGAGCGATGAGGAAGTGATCCGTTGCTTGCAGGAAGCCCGGGAGTGGCAACCCGAAGTGGAATGA
- a CDS encoding PQQ-binding-like beta-propeller repeat protein: MYRIVLSVIVIILGLVLAAGGVWLAVVGGSWYYILLGILLIVSGGLLIARRAIGLGLYAATILITLAWGLWEVGFDWWALAPRGSLLLILGVLLLLPPMVRAVHPPGGPRAGYGANSIALAVAVVIAAAVGIYSMFQQPHEIAGAFAEDRMTVENAVDVDVPPGEWVAYGRTSYGRRYSPLDQITPENVSDLEVAWTYQTGQVRDEEDPGETTYEVTPLMVNNTVYICTPFSTVIALDPVTGEEKWRFDPQLRQPPTQTTQHMTCRGVSYHSARPEDLPATSPAAAAPAGGGTTAGEADEQQTAEAQEERLVDESVDEVTTQAAPVPQNIVTGQAEPGGPVPLVEREDPPASVTLSPECMNRLFVPTSDGRLITISAETGEVCAGFGGEDGTVNLWANLPNVTPGSFYSTSPPVVTRDLVIIGGAVNDNVATTSPSGVIRAYNAYTGALVWNFDSKNPDATEPIPAGETYSQNAPNFWSVASYDPELGLIYLPMGNESPDQFGGNRGENTERFSSSILALRADTGEVAWVFQAAHHDIWDYDVPAQPALADLTIDGEAVPALIAPTKQGEIFVLNRATGEPVLPVEEVPVPQGAVEGDQTAPTQPHSAVSFLPEPLTEADMWGATLVDQLYCRIRFNQLRYEGAFTPPSTQGTIVYPGNFGTFNWGSVAVDPNRDIMFGMPVYLAFTVKLIPREDALSRVVTQEGDPVFNENFGAPYAAEMGPFYSPLNLPCQQPPWGYVAGVDLTTGEAVYQHVNGTVRDLAPVPLPFEMGVPGIGGPIVTAGGVAFLSGTLDYYVRGYDLRTGEELWRARLPAGGQATPSTYMGADGRQYLIVVAGGHGSTGTKAGDSIIAYALPQ; the protein is encoded by the coding sequence GTGTATCGCATCGTTCTTTCCGTCATCGTCATCATTCTTGGACTCGTCCTCGCGGCAGGCGGCGTCTGGCTCGCGGTGGTCGGCGGGTCCTGGTACTATATTCTGCTTGGCATCCTGCTCATCGTCTCCGGCGGGTTGCTGATCGCCCGACGTGCGATCGGGCTTGGGCTCTACGCCGCGACCATTCTCATCACTCTGGCCTGGGGGCTTTGGGAGGTGGGCTTCGACTGGTGGGCTCTTGCGCCGCGCGGCAGCCTGCTTCTCATTCTAGGCGTGCTCCTGCTTCTGCCGCCGATGGTGCGGGCAGTGCATCCGCCCGGAGGTCCCCGGGCCGGCTATGGCGCAAACAGCATAGCGCTCGCGGTGGCGGTCGTCATTGCGGCCGCCGTCGGCATCTATTCCATGTTCCAGCAGCCGCACGAAATCGCCGGCGCTTTCGCGGAAGACCGGATGACGGTCGAAAACGCGGTGGATGTGGATGTACCGCCGGGCGAGTGGGTGGCCTATGGGCGTACGTCCTATGGGCGGCGCTACTCGCCGCTCGACCAGATCACGCCGGAGAACGTCTCCGATCTGGAGGTGGCCTGGACCTATCAGACCGGACAGGTGCGCGACGAGGAGGATCCGGGCGAAACCACCTACGAGGTGACGCCGCTGATGGTGAACAACACCGTCTATATCTGCACCCCGTTCAGCACGGTGATCGCGCTCGATCCGGTCACGGGCGAGGAGAAGTGGCGCTTCGATCCGCAGCTCCGGCAACCGCCTACGCAGACCACCCAGCACATGACCTGCCGTGGGGTCTCCTACCATTCCGCCCGGCCGGAGGATCTGCCGGCCACGAGCCCTGCGGCCGCCGCGCCCGCGGGCGGCGGAACGACGGCGGGCGAGGCCGACGAGCAGCAAACCGCGGAAGCACAGGAGGAGCGCCTGGTGGACGAAAGCGTTGACGAAGTGACCACGCAGGCCGCTCCCGTGCCGCAGAACATCGTCACCGGGCAGGCGGAGCCGGGCGGCCCGGTTCCCCTGGTGGAACGGGAAGATCCGCCTGCCAGCGTTACGCTGTCTCCCGAGTGCATGAACCGGCTATTCGTCCCGACCTCGGACGGAAGGCTGATCACGATCAGCGCTGAAACCGGCGAGGTCTGCGCCGGCTTCGGCGGAGAGGACGGCACGGTCAACCTGTGGGCAAACCTGCCCAATGTCACACCCGGTTCGTTCTATTCCACCTCGCCGCCAGTCGTCACAAGGGATCTCGTGATCATCGGCGGAGCGGTGAACGACAATGTCGCCACGACCTCGCCTTCCGGTGTCATCCGTGCCTACAACGCCTATACCGGTGCATTGGTCTGGAATTTCGACAGCAAGAACCCAGACGCGACGGAGCCCATTCCCGCCGGGGAAACCTACTCTCAGAACGCTCCCAACTTCTGGAGTGTGGCAAGTTACGATCCCGAGCTTGGTCTCATCTACCTGCCGATGGGCAACGAGTCGCCCGACCAGTTCGGCGGAAACCGCGGCGAGAATACGGAGCGGTTCTCCTCCTCGATCCTGGCGCTGCGCGCGGACACCGGCGAGGTGGCTTGGGTTTTCCAGGCCGCGCATCACGATATCTGGGACTATGACGTACCCGCCCAGCCTGCGCTCGCGGACCTCACGATCGACGGGGAGGCCGTGCCGGCGCTGATAGCGCCCACAAAGCAGGGCGAAATCTTCGTGCTGAACCGCGCGACCGGCGAGCCGGTTCTGCCGGTAGAGGAGGTGCCGGTGCCGCAAGGGGCGGTCGAAGGGGACCAGACGGCGCCGACACAACCGCATTCGGCCGTTTCCTTCCTGCCGGAGCCGCTGACGGAGGCCGACATGTGGGGCGCTACCCTGGTCGATCAGCTCTACTGCCGGATTCGCTTCAACCAGCTACGCTATGAAGGCGCCTTCACACCGCCCTCCACACAGGGAACGATTGTCTATCCCGGCAATTTCGGCACCTTCAACTGGGGCTCGGTGGCGGTCGACCCGAACCGGGACATCATGTTCGGCATGCCTGTCTATCTTGCCTTCACGGTGAAACTGATCCCGCGCGAGGATGCACTGTCGCGCGTGGTGACGCAGGAAGGCGATCCGGTGTTCAACGAGAATTTCGGCGCGCCCTACGCAGCGGAAATGGGGCCGTTCTATTCGCCCCTCAATCTGCCTTGTCAGCAGCCGCCATGGGGCTATGTCGCGGGAGTGGATCTCACTACGGGCGAAGCGGTCTACCAGCACGTGAACGGCACGGTGCGCGATCTCGCACCCGTTCCCCTGCCCTTCGAGATGGGGGTACCGGGAATCGGCGGGCCTATCGTGACGGCGGGCGGTGTCGCCTTCCTGAGTGGCACCCTCGATTACTACGTGCGCGGATATGACCTGCGCACCGGCGAGGAACTCTGGCGGGCGCGCCTGCCGGCCGGCGGCCAGGCCACCCCGTCCACTTATATGGGTGCCGACGGGCGGCAATATCTCATCGTCGTCGCCGGCGGCCACGGTTCGACGGGCACCAAGGCGGGCGATTCGATCATCGCCTATGCCTTGCCGCAATAG
- a CDS encoding NAD(P)H-dependent oxidoreductase, with translation MATNVALVGLARDLEERANSGKPVRIGLIGSGEMGTDIVARVAHMRGIEIGAISELRPEAALIAVEIAYREDGHATAVDSALAMTRAIEAGKIAVTPDASRIIESDLIDVVVDATGVPAVGAEIGLRAMEHGKHLVMMNVEADVTIGAYLKSEADRLGVTYSLGAGDEPSACMELIEFVSAMGHPIVAAGKGKNNPLNICAVPDDYAEEARRRNMNVRMLVEFVDGSKTMVEMAAIANATGLVPDRPGMHGPSATLGELNRTLIPERDGGILSRSGVVDYSIGKGVAPGVFVIAEMSHPRIRERMEDLKMGEGPYFTFHRPYHLTSLEVPLTCARVVLHGKADMVPLARPVAEVCAVAKKDLKPGDKLDAIGEYSYRAWIMQAGEARAAKAVPCGLLEGGRVLKPVGKGELLTYENAAPPAGSKIAELRARQDKLIHGG, from the coding sequence ATGGCGACCAATGTTGCGCTGGTTGGCCTCGCGCGAGACTTGGAAGAACGCGCGAATTCCGGAAAACCTGTCCGAATCGGTCTGATCGGTTCGGGCGAAATGGGAACGGATATCGTCGCCCGAGTGGCGCATATGAGGGGAATAGAAATCGGTGCGATCTCGGAGCTGCGACCCGAAGCCGCACTCATCGCTGTCGAAATCGCCTATCGGGAGGACGGCCACGCCACGGCCGTGGACAGTGCTCTCGCCATGACACGCGCGATCGAGGCCGGAAAGATCGCCGTCACGCCGGACGCCAGCCGGATCATCGAAAGCGACCTGATCGATGTGGTGGTCGACGCCACCGGTGTTCCCGCCGTCGGCGCGGAAATCGGCCTTCGGGCGATGGAGCACGGGAAGCACCTCGTCATGATGAATGTCGAGGCGGATGTAACCATCGGCGCCTATCTGAAGAGCGAAGCGGACCGTCTGGGCGTCACGTACTCGTTGGGAGCCGGCGACGAGCCTTCCGCGTGCATGGAACTGATCGAGTTCGTTTCCGCCATGGGCCACCCGATTGTCGCAGCAGGCAAGGGCAAGAACAACCCGCTCAATATCTGCGCCGTCCCCGACGACTATGCCGAGGAAGCGCGGCGCCGAAACATGAATGTGCGCATGCTGGTGGAGTTCGTCGACGGCTCGAAGACCATGGTCGAGATGGCCGCAATAGCCAACGCCACCGGCCTCGTGCCCGACAGGCCCGGCATGCACGGTCCATCCGCTACGCTCGGCGAACTCAACAGGACGCTCATCCCGGAAAGGGATGGCGGTATACTTTCGCGCAGCGGCGTGGTGGACTATTCGATCGGCAAAGGGGTTGCACCCGGTGTGTTCGTGATCGCGGAAATGTCCCATCCGCGCATCCGCGAGCGCATGGAGGACCTCAAGATGGGCGAGGGCCCCTATTTCACTTTCCATCGGCCCTATCATCTTACGTCTCTCGAAGTGCCGCTCACCTGCGCGCGTGTGGTGCTCCACGGCAAGGCCGACATGGTGCCGCTCGCTAGGCCGGTGGCGGAGGTTTGCGCGGTGGCCAAGAAAGACCTGAAGCCAGGCGACAAGCTTGACGCCATCGGTGAATATTCCTATCGCGCCTGGATCATGCAGGCCGGGGAAGCAAGAGCGGCGAAAGCGGTACCCTGCGGCCTCCTGGAGGGCGGGCGGGTTCTCAAGCCGGTCGGCAAGGGCGAGCTTCTCACCTATGAAAATGCCGCTCCGCCCGCGGGGTCGAAGATTGCCGAACTCCGGGCCCGTCAGGACAAGCTGATTCATGGCGGATAG
- a CDS encoding erythromycin esterase family protein, producing the protein MVDATTTERSRTRHTDEAASWIRDKCESLPPPEKADAFGALFDRFSDARVVLLGEATHGTAEFYRARAAVTRRLVEKHGFNIVAVEADWPDAARVDRHVRHRPSGRYDAETFARFPSWMWRNREFADFVEWLLSHNRGLPEARRAEFRGIDVYSLDSSIEAVIGYLDRVDPEAAKKARERYGCLTPWQGEPAHYGRAMLRGGRDTCEDAVVAQLQEMLEHRLDYAARDGEDFFDAAQNASIVRAAEHYYRILYHGSTESWNLRDRHMFDTLRALLARRGPEAKAVIWAHNSHIGNAAATAMGWQGEFNIGELCRTAFGDGAALIGFGTDRGTVAAADDWGAPMRIMNINPSRPDSYEHVFRKSGITSSLTDLRAPAGRELRDALSSPRLERAIGVVYRPESELYSHYFEAVLPEQFDAFVWFEDTRAVTPLPTERPHGVPETYPFGV; encoded by the coding sequence ATGGTCGATGCCACCACCACCGAACGCAGTCGCACACGCCACACGGACGAGGCGGCGTCTTGGATCCGGGACAAGTGCGAATCCCTCCCGCCGCCGGAAAAAGCGGACGCCTTCGGGGCCTTGTTCGACCGCTTCTCCGATGCACGCGTCGTGCTGCTCGGGGAGGCGACCCATGGCACGGCGGAATTCTATCGTGCGCGTGCCGCTGTTACGCGGCGACTCGTCGAAAAGCACGGCTTCAACATCGTGGCCGTCGAGGCGGACTGGCCGGATGCGGCACGGGTCGACCGCCACGTCCGGCATCGTCCGTCCGGACGTTACGATGCAGAGACCTTCGCGCGGTTTCCCAGCTGGATGTGGCGCAATCGGGAATTCGCCGACTTCGTGGAATGGCTGCTATCCCACAACAGGGGCCTGCCTGAGGCCAGGCGGGCGGAGTTCCGCGGCATCGACGTCTACTCTCTCGATTCGTCCATTGAAGCCGTGATCGGCTATCTCGATCGTGTTGATCCGGAAGCTGCCAAGAAGGCCCGCGAGCGCTACGGCTGCCTCACACCGTGGCAGGGCGAACCCGCGCACTATGGCCGCGCCATGCTGCGCGGCGGGCGTGACACCTGCGAGGATGCAGTGGTGGCCCAGCTACAGGAAATGCTGGAGCACCGTCTCGACTACGCGGCTCGGGACGGAGAAGACTTCTTCGATGCCGCGCAGAATGCCAGTATCGTTCGTGCGGCGGAGCATTATTACCGCATCCTGTATCACGGCTCGACCGAATCCTGGAATTTGCGCGACCGGCACATGTTCGACACGCTGAGAGCTCTGCTGGCAAGGCGCGGTCCGGAGGCGAAGGCCGTGATCTGGGCCCACAATTCCCATATCGGAAACGCGGCGGCGACCGCGATGGGCTGGCAGGGCGAGTTCAACATCGGTGAGCTCTGCCGCACGGCCTTCGGCGATGGAGCGGCGCTGATCGGATTCGGCACAGACCGGGGCACGGTGGCTGCCGCGGATGATTGGGGAGCCCCCATGCGCATCATGAATATCAATCCCTCCCGGCCGGATTCGTACGAGCACGTCTTCAGGAAATCGGGCATCACCTCGTCGTTGACGGACTTGCGCGCGCCCGCCGGACGTGAGTTGCGGGATGCCCTTTCCTCTCCGCGCCTCGAGCGCGCGATAGGGGTCGTATATCGGCCGGAGTCGGAGCTTTACAGTCACTATTTCGAGGCGGTTCTGCCCGAACAGTTCGATGCCTTCGTATGGTTCGAGGACACGCGTGCGGTCACCCCGCTTCCGACCGAACGGCCGCATGGCGTGCCGGAAACCTATCCATTCGGAGTCTAG
- a CDS encoding DUF1428 domain-containing protein gives MPYVDGFIIPLPKDRIEEYKEQAQLGQQVWREHGAIGYVECIGDDVPYGEVTSFPRAVQAREDEVVVFSWIVYRSREHRDEVLAKVMADPRMKAEDMPFDGKRMIFGGFQPFLGL, from the coding sequence ATGCCTTACGTCGACGGTTTCATCATTCCCCTGCCGAAGGACAGGATCGAGGAATACAAGGAGCAAGCGCAGCTCGGTCAGCAGGTGTGGCGGGAACACGGCGCGATCGGCTATGTTGAATGCATCGGCGACGACGTGCCGTATGGAGAGGTGACGTCCTTTCCTCGCGCCGTACAGGCCCGGGAAGACGAGGTCGTGGTGTTTTCCTGGATCGTCTACAGGTCGCGAGAACATCGCGACGAGGTTCTCGCCAAGGTGATGGCCGATCCGCGCATGAAAGCCGAAGACATGCCTTTTGACGGCAAACGCATGATCTTCGGTGGCTTCCAGCCATTCCTGGGACTTTGA
- a CDS encoding AraC family transcriptional regulator: MQHHVNALSYGRLSSDRPSAQPRILDVIPENAGPRVTTFRGGAVHSVRPAGSQTFVSDMHFAAVMLAPLSGITASFGSDKPQTYDAPLGMIVVSPAFVESRSSWSARRENIAVAITPESMIELAESEFGGSAWDLQPPPFGTVDLKALQLAQLLKAELTRAEPPNELMVDSLITIFGIHLLRNYTGRAVPPSRKKGGLPVATARRVQNYLRENFARKLSVTELAAVCDLSAGHFIQAFTRAVQVVSESEGIPISEVL, encoded by the coding sequence ATGCAACATCATGTGAATGCACTGTCGTATGGACGGCTTTCTTCTGACCGTCCGTCGGCACAACCTCGTATTTTGGATGTGATTCCTGAAAATGCCGGCCCAAGGGTAACGACATTCCGGGGCGGCGCGGTCCATTCCGTACGCCCGGCCGGATCCCAAACCTTCGTGTCCGACATGCATTTCGCAGCCGTAATGCTGGCGCCTCTGTCCGGCATCACGGCTTCGTTCGGAAGCGACAAGCCGCAGACCTATGACGCACCGCTCGGGATGATCGTCGTCAGCCCCGCTTTCGTCGAGAGCAGAAGCAGCTGGTCTGCCCGCCGGGAAAATATCGCAGTGGCAATCACGCCGGAAAGCATGATCGAACTCGCGGAGAGCGAGTTCGGCGGCAGCGCGTGGGATCTCCAGCCGCCGCCGTTCGGAACGGTCGATTTGAAGGCCCTCCAGTTGGCGCAGTTGCTGAAGGCCGAGCTGACGCGCGCCGAACCGCCGAACGAATTGATGGTAGACTCCCTGATCACCATTTTCGGCATTCACCTTCTGCGCAACTATACGGGGCGCGCGGTGCCGCCCAGCCGGAAGAAGGGCGGGCTTCCCGTGGCGACTGCCAGGCGCGTACAGAACTACCTGAGGGAGAATTTCGCCCGCAAACTCTCCGTGACGGAACTCGCGGCGGTATGTGACCTCTCGGCCGGCCACTTCATTCAAGCTTTCACTAGAGCGGTTCAGGTTGTGTCTGAATCGGAGGGGATTCCGATTTCGGAGGTTTTGTGA
- a CDS encoding YbhB/YbcL family Raf kinase inhibitor-like protein, giving the protein MPLTLLSPAFADGEQLPGKYARDDENLSPPLKWTGAPDGTKSFVLVVDDPDAPNGTFGHWGLFNIPADQDHLPESVETGPKKDMLRVCRNGFGNNYYDGPQPPQGHGVHHYHFRLGALDVPSIGLPPTASVAELWDEAGKHTLEEATLVGTYER; this is encoded by the coding sequence ATGCCCTTGACCCTGCTGAGCCCTGCATTCGCCGATGGTGAGCAGCTGCCGGGCAAATATGCCCGCGATGACGAAAATCTCTCGCCGCCGCTCAAATGGACCGGTGCACCCGATGGCACGAAGAGTTTCGTGCTTGTCGTCGATGATCCGGACGCCCCGAACGGTACGTTCGGACATTGGGGGCTCTTCAATATTCCTGCTGATCAGGATCACCTGCCGGAAAGCGTCGAGACGGGCCCGAAGAAGGACATGCTGCGTGTCTGCCGGAACGGCTTCGGGAACAATTACTACGATGGTCCACAGCCGCCTCAGGGTCACGGTGTGCACCACTATCACTTCCGTCTCGGGGCGCTCGACGTGCCGTCCATCGGCCTGCCGCCGACCGCCAGCGTGGCGGAACTCTGGGACGAGGCCGGGAAACACACGCTGGAGGAGGCGACGCTGGTCGGCACCTACGAGCGCTAG
- a CDS encoding IS630 family transposase (programmed frameshift), whose translation MTRPLSNDLRERVVGAVEAGESCRSVAARFGVAVSSAVKWSQRYRASGSVAPGKMGGHRKRVLEPHRAFIAERISQTPHLSLHKLKEELAARGVKVSHDTVWRFLRREGLRFKKTLFALEQARADIARRRQRWRSWQSGLDPTRLVFIDETWIKTNMAPLRGWGPRGKRLRGFAPHGHWRTLTFLGALRHDRLTAPCVFDGPINGQCFRAYVEQQLVPVLEPGDIVVMDNLGSHKSAAVRQMIKAAGARLWYLPPYSPDLNPIEQAFAKIKHWMRAAQKVNHEETWRHIGGLVSSIQPSECSNYFVNAGYASAKT comes from the exons ATGACGCGACCTCTTTCGAATGATCTGCGTGAACGTGTTGTTGGGGCGGTCGAGGCCGGCGAGAGCTGCCGGTCGGTGGCGGCTCGTTTCGGCGTTGCCGTCTCGTCGGCGGTGAAGTGGTCTCAGCGCTACCGTGCGAGCGGGTCTGTGGCGCCGGGCAAGATGGGCGGGCACCGCAAGCGCGTGCTGGAGCCGCACCGTGCCTTCATCGCCGAGCGGATCAGCCAGACGCCGCATCTGTCGCTGCACAAGCTGAAGGAAGAGCTGGCGGCGCGCGGCGTGAAGGTGTCGCACGATACGGTGTGGCGGTTCCTGCGCCGCGAGGGGCTTCGGTTCA AAAAAACGCTGTTCGCCCTTGAGCAGGCTCGTGCCGACATCGCCCGCCGGCGGCAACGCTGGCGTTCTTGGCAGTCCGGTCTCGATCCGACACGGCTGGTGTTCATCGACGAGACCTGGATCAAGACCAACATGGCGCCGCTGCGGGGCTGGGGACCACGCGGCAAGCGCCTGCGCGGCTTTGCCCCGCACGGCCACTGGCGCACGCTGACCTTCCTCGGCGCTTTGCGCCATGACCGGCTGACGGCGCCTTGCGTCTTCGATGGACCGATCAACGGCCAGTGCTTCCGCGCCTATGTCGAGCAGCAGCTCGTGCCGGTGCTTGAACCGGGCGACATCGTCGTCATGGACAATCTCGGCTCGCACAAGTCGGCCGCCGTCCGGCAGATGATCAAAGCCGCCGGTGCCAGGCTCTGGTACCTGCCGCCTTATTCCCCAGACCTTAACCCCATCGAGCAGGCTTTCGCCAAGATCAAGCACTGGATGCGCGCGGCCCAAAAAGTGAACCATGAGGAGACATGGCGTCATATCGGCGGCCTCGTCTCCTCAATCCAGCCCAGTGAATGCAGCAACTACTTCGTCAATGCAGGATACGCTTCCGCCAAAACCTGA
- a CDS encoding MBL fold metallo-hydrolase: protein MVEIRPDLAYRRLMMVNVVFYGFPGARDWVLIDSGIAGSAGAIREAAGMRFGEGNPPSSIVLTHGHFDHVGALEVLAEEWDVPVYAHPLEHPYLDGRRSYPPADPWVGGGSMALLSPLFPTRPIDVGARLQALPDDGTVPGMPEWCWMHTPGHSPGHVSLWREEDSSIIIGDAVVTTGQESAYEIAAQSPQMHGPPRYFTPDWQEAWASVRKLAALEPELIVTGHGHPMQGAEMRRALHKLADEFDSTAFPVDMRAM from the coding sequence ATGGTCGAGATAAGGCCGGACCTCGCCTACCGCCGTCTGATGATGGTCAACGTCGTCTTCTACGGGTTTCCGGGTGCAAGGGACTGGGTGCTGATCGATTCCGGCATAGCGGGTTCGGCGGGAGCCATCCGCGAGGCGGCCGGAATGCGCTTTGGAGAAGGCAATCCGCCGTCTTCGATCGTGCTTACGCATGGACATTTCGATCACGTCGGTGCGCTCGAAGTGCTTGCGGAAGAGTGGGACGTGCCCGTCTATGCGCATCCGCTGGAGCATCCGTATCTGGACGGCCGCCGCTCCTATCCGCCTGCGGATCCATGGGTGGGCGGCGGCTCGATGGCGCTTCTTTCGCCTTTGTTTCCAACCCGTCCTATCGATGTGGGCGCGCGCTTGCAGGCGCTTCCCGATGACGGCACCGTGCCTGGCATGCCGGAATGGTGCTGGATGCATACGCCCGGTCATTCACCCGGCCACGTCTCTCTGTGGCGCGAGGAGGACTCCTCGATCATCATTGGGGACGCGGTCGTCACCACCGGCCAGGAATCGGCCTATGAAATCGCCGCCCAGTCGCCGCAGATGCACGGACCTCCGCGCTATTTCACGCCGGATTGGCAGGAAGCATGGGCGTCCGTCCGCAAGCTGGCCGCCCTTGAGCCCGAACTTATCGTCACCGGCCATGGACACCCGATGCAGGGCGCGGAGATGCGTCGCGCACTCCACAAGCTAGCCGACGAGTTCGACAGCACCGCATTTCCGGTGGACATGCGGGCGATGTGA